GTGCGGCCCCGCAGCTGCAGCCACACCTGCTGCAGCCCGAAGAGGTTGAAGTGGTTGATGAGGAAGCTGGCCGCCAGCACCAGCGCGAAGCCGGCCGCGCAGAGCGCGAGCACGAGCGCCGCCCCGCCGCCCCAGGGGATGCGCCAGAGGACCGGCGAGGGCAGGGGCCGCCACTGCCAGAAGAGCAGCAGCAGCGCCGCGCTCGAGGCGAGCACGTACACGCTGCGCTCCGCCGAGCGCGGCACGCGGCGCGTGAGCCAGGCCTTGAAGCCCGTGCGCGCCATGGCGCTGTGCTGCAGGCCGAAGAGCGCGATGAGCCCGAGGTCGATGCCCAGCGCGAGCGGCCACGGCGTCCCGCTGCGCCCCAGGTCCACGGAGGTGGGCACCCAGGTGCGCAGCACGGGCAGCGCGTCCGCGAGCGCGGAGGCCTGCACGTTGCTCACGAAGGCGACGAGGTAGAGGAAGGCGAGGACGAAGAGGGCGTAGCTCGCGACGCCGAACGCGAGGATGAAGAGCCTGCGCATCTGACTGCTCCTTCGCGGGCGTGCCGGGCCGGAGCGCCACGCCCCGTGCCACCGTCCCCGCGCACACCCTGGAGCGTGGGGCGCGCGGCCGGAGGCGGCCATGGGACAGCTGCCTCAATCTGCCCCCCGCCGGGCCCCGTCCCTGGGACAAATGTCCCGCTCAGGCGTGAAAGCCGCTCTCGTGGGCGCGCACGATGGCCTGGGCCCGGGTGTGCACGCCCAGCTTGTCGAAGACGTGGGTGACGTGGTTGCGCACCGTCTTCTCGGAGAGGAAGAGGCGGCCGGCAATCTGCGCGTTGGACCAGCCCTCGCACAGCAGCCCGAGGATCTCCCCCTCGCGTGCCGAGAGCTGCGCGAAGCCCGGCCCCACCTGCACGCCGGTGAAGCGCAGCACCTCCTGCTTGAAGCGCTCCCAGGCGGGCTCGTGCCCGAGCAGCACGTGGTTGGGCGAGTCGAGCTCGACGAACTGCGCTCCCGGAATCTCCGCGGCCAGGGCGCGCCCGTAGCGCAGCGGGATGACCTCGTCGTCGCGCGCGTGCAGCACCAGGGTGGGGGTGCGCACCCGGGGCAGCAGCGCCTTCACGTCCACGCTGCTGCGCGCCTCGAGCAGCTGCACCGCGTTCTCGGCCGTGGCCGTCTTGCGGCAGAGCGCGTTGAACCAGTCGAGCTGCTCGCGGCTCGCCCCCGGCATGAAGCGCGAGGTGAAGACCTGACGGAAGCTCGGGTTGTCCCGGCCCCAGCCGTAGCGCAGCAGCTCGAGCATCGCGTGGAACTGCCGCATGCCGGGGCCCTCGGGCCGCCGCCGCGCCCAGCCCACCGCGTAGCCGCCGTAGAGGATGAGGTGCGAGACGCGCTCGGGGTGCGCCACCGCGTAGCGCACCACCGTGGCCGCGCCCTGCGAGATGCCCAGCAGCGCGAAGGGGGCGCTGGGGCGCGCCGCCTCCACCACGGCCGAGAGGTCCTCCACCCACCGGGCCTCCGAGAGGTCGCCCACCGTCCAGTCGGACATCCCGCAGCCGCGCTCGTCGAAGCGCACGTAGCGGAAGTGCTGCGCGAAGAACTGCAGCCAGTGCCGCCACACCGGGCTCTCCCGGTCGTACTCGAGGTGGGTGAGCCAGTTGGCCGCCTTCACCAGCGGGGGGCCCCGCCCCGCCTCCGCCCACGCGAGCTGCACCCCGTCCGAGGCCCGGAGGAAGCGGATGGTCTGCGGGAGCGCCGTCGCTGCGTCCATGACAGGGCGAAGGTAGGGCCGCCCCGGCCCGGCGCGAATCGCCCTGCCGTCCGCCCCGGCAGGGAAGGGCGAGCGCGCGCTCGTCCTCCTGCTCGCGGCCTACCCGCTCCGCTGCGCGCCGGCGGCGGCCGCCGGGCCGCGGGAGAACTCCATCCCCTCGTCCTCGAGGGCCCCGTGGCGCAGCAGCGCCACGTCCAGGGGGTAGTCCTGGTTCAGCCGCCACGGGGCGCGCGGGCCCTGGCGCGGCAGCTGCGCGAGCGAGCGCAGCACGTAGCCGCTCTTGAGGTCGATGAAGGGCTCCTCGGGCAGCGCGCCCTCGGGGGCGCGCGGCAGGCAGCGCGTGTAGCCGTGCGCGTCCATGTGGTTGAGCAGGCGGCACACGTACTCGCTCACCAGGTCCACCTTCAGCGTCCAGGACGCGTTGGTGTAGCCGAGCGCGAAGGCGAAGTTCGGCACGCCGCCGAGCATCATCCCCTTGTAGCCCACCGCCTTCGACACCTCGACCGGCTGCCCGTCCACCGCGAGCGAGGTGCCGCCGAAGACGAGCAGGTTGAGGCCCGTGGCGGTGACGACCACGTCCGCCTCCAGCTCCCGGCCCGAGGCGAGCCGCAGCCCGCGCTCGGTGAAGTGCGCGATGCCGTCCGTCACCACCGAGGCGCGGCCCGCCTGGATGGCCTGGAAGAGGTCCCCGTCCGGCACGAGGCACAGGCGCTGGTCCCACGGGTCGTAGGTGGGCTGGAAGTGCGGGTCCACCGCGTAGCCCTTGGGCAGCCGGCGCTGCACCCCGCGGCGGATGAGCGCGCGCATCAGGCCGGGCGCGCGCCGGCTCAGCTTGAAGAGGGCGCGGCTCACCTGCACGTTCTTCCAGCGCACGGCGGCGTAGGCGGCCTCGCGCGGCAGCAGCCAGCGCAGCAGGTCCGCGAGCCGGTCCTTCGCCGGCAGCGAGAGCACGTAGGTGGGCGAGCGCTGCAGCATCGTCACGTGCGCGGCCTTCTCCGCCATCGCCGGCACCAGCGTCACCGCGGTGGCCCCGCTGCCGATGACCACCACCCGCTTGCCCGCGTAGTCCAGGTCCTCGGGCCAGTGCTGCGGGTGCACGATGCGCCCCCCGAAGCGCTCGCTCCCCTCGAAGCGCGGGGCGTAGCCCTGGTCGTAGCGGTAGTAGCCGGTGCAGCCGAAGAGGAAGCTGCAGCTGAGCTGCACGCGCTCCTGCGTGTCCGTGCGCTCCACCTCCACGCGCCAGCGCGACTCGGCCGAGGACCAGTCGGCGCGCACCAGGCGGTGGTGGAAGCGGATGTGCTTCTGCACCCCGTACTGCTCGGCCGTGCGCCGGATGTACGCGAGGATGCTCGGCCCGTCCGCGATCGCCTTCGCCTCCTCCCAGGGCTGGAAGGCGTAGCCCAGGGTGAACATGTCCGAGTCCGAGCGCACGCCCGGGTAGCGGAACAGGTCCCAGGTGCCCCCGATGGCGCCGCGCGCCTCGAGGATGGCGTAGGCCTTCTGCGGGCACTGGCGCTGCAGGTGGCACGCTGCGCCGATGCCCGAGAGGCCCGCGCCGATGATGAGCACGTCCACTTGTTCGCCGGAGCCGCTGGAGTCGGAAGCCATGCCGCCCATGATTCCGCAGTCAGGGCGCGCCGGCTACCCCGGCCGCGGGCTCAGGGCTGCGACTGTGCGGCGCTCGCCGGGAGGGCGGCGCGGCCGGGGCGAGGCGCGCCTCCACCTGCAGGTGCAGCAGCAGCGCCACCCCGAAGCTCGCGAGCCAGCAGCCCGCCATGGCCGCGAGCGCCGCGAGCGGCGTGAGGGGCAACCGCATGGCGAGCGCGCTGAGCACCAGCGACACCGGGAAGTGCACGAGGAAGAGGGCGTAGGAGGTGCGCGCGAGCAGCTCCACCGCGCGGCTGCGCGGCCAGCGCTCGAGCACGCCCGTGCGTGAGGCGAGCATCAGGGCCACCGCCGTGACCGCCGCCACGAGCAGGCGCAGCCGCCCGTCCACCAGCCCCGCCCCGGCCGCGAGCGCCGCGAGCACCCCGAACACGGCCCGCGCCCGCGCGCCGCCCGCGAGCGCGCGCTGCACCGAGAGCCCCAGCGCGTAGCTGCCGAAGAAGTACAGCGCCGTCACGTCCAGGGCCGGGTGGCGGTTGAAGAGCAGCACCGAGGCGGCCGCCAGCGCGCCGCACAGCGCGAGGAAGAGCCGGCGGCGAAGCGGCGGCGCCGCGCGTCCCGCGCCCCACGCGAGCAGCAGCGTGAGCGCCGCGAGCTGGAAGTCGATGGCGAGGTACCACACGCCCGCGCTCAGGGCCTCGTAGCCGAGCAGGTCCTGCAGCAGCAGCGCGTGCGCGAGCAGCTGGCCCACCGAGGGCGGCGCCGAGATGGAGGGGTGCTCCATGAGGCGCGCGGCCGCCGCGTTCGCCACCACCGCGAGCAGCAGCGCCGCCGCGTAGGGCACGGTGAGCCGCACGTAGCGCCGCGCGAGCGCCCGGGCCAGCGCGGGCAGGGAGAGCGGGCGGGCCAGGTCCAGCGAGCGGCCCATCATGAAGCCGCCGAGCACCAGGAACACCTGCACCGCCATGCGACCGTAGGTGTCCAGCCAGTCCAGGAGGCCGGGCGCGAGCGGGTGGGCCACGTCCGAGAGCGGGCCGTAGAAGGCGAGGTGGTGCCAGACGATGGTGGACGCGGCGAGCGCGCGCAGCAGGTCCACGAAGGCGAGCCGGGAGGGGGAAGAGGACATGTGTCAGACGTGGCGGGAGAGGAGCTTGCGGCTGCGCGCGTCCAGGGCGCGCACGTCCTCGATTCGGTAGCGCACGCCGTGCTCGTCGCTCAGCAGCACGCCGTGCTCCCCGAAGGGGCGGATGTGGTCCTCGGAGGGCAGGAGGAAGCGCACCTCGCCCCGGTCCGTGAGCACGTGCCAGTCGGAGGGCTCGCTGTCCGAGGCCGCGAGCACCTGGCGGATGAGCGGCATGAACTCGCGCCGCGCGAGCGCCCGCTCCACCAGCGCGCGCGACTCCGCATCCAGCCCGGAGAGCGCCGGCACGAGCAGCAGCTCGTGGCCCTGCGGCCCCACCAGGGACACCCCCTCGCCGGGCGCCGAGAGGGGCCAGGGGCGCACGGGCTGCACGCCCGCCACCTCCTCGCCCGAGGGCAGGGTGAGCACGAGCCGGCCGAAGGCGTCCTCGCGAAGGCGCGCGCTCATGCCGCGCCCTCCAGGGAGGGAACGCGGGCGGCAGCGGCGAGCTCCACCTCCTCCTGCTGCTCGCGCCGCAGCTGCGCCTCGTAGAGGCGGCGGTAGGTGCCGCCCAGGCGCAAGAGCTCCTCGTGCGGCCCCTGCTCCACGAGCTGGCCGCGGTCCAGCACCACGATGCGGTCCGCGGCGCGCAGCGTGCTCAGCCGGTGCGCGATGGCGATGGTGGTGCGCCCGCGCACGAGGTTGTCCAGCGCCGCCTGGATCTCCCGCTCGGTGCGCGGGTCGATGGCGCTGGTCGCCTCGTCGAGGATGAGGATGCGCGGGTCGATGAGCAGCGCGCGCGCGATGGAGATGCGCTGGCGCTCGCCGCCCGAGAGCGTCTGGCCGCGCTCGCCCACGATGGAGTCGTAGCCGTCCGGCAGCTGCAGGATGAAGTCGTGCGCGCGCGCCGCACGCGCGGCCTGCATGATCTGCTCGCGCGTGGCCTCGGGGCGCCCGTACGCGATGTTCTCCGCGATGGTGCCGTAGAAGAGGAAGGGGTCCTGCAGC
This region of Aggregicoccus sp. 17bor-14 genomic DNA includes:
- a CDS encoding acyltransferase gives rise to the protein MSSSPSRLAFVDLLRALAASTIVWHHLAFYGPLSDVAHPLAPGLLDWLDTYGRMAVQVFLVLGGFMMGRSLDLARPLSLPALARALARRYVRLTVPYAAALLLAVVANAAAARLMEHPSISAPPSVGQLLAHALLLQDLLGYEALSAGVWYLAIDFQLAALTLLLAWGAGRAAPPLRRRLFLALCGALAAASVLLFNRHPALDVTALYFFGSYALGLSVQRALAGGARARAVFGVLAALAAGAGLVDGRLRLLVAAVTAVALMLASRTGVLERWPRSRAVELLARTSYALFLVHFPVSLVLSALAMRLPLTPLAALAAMAGCWLASFGVALLLHLQVEARLAPAAPPSRRAPHSRSPEPAAGVAGAP
- the mddA gene encoding methanethiol S-methyltransferase, encoding MRRLFILAFGVASYALFVLAFLYLVAFVSNVQASALADALPVLRTWVPTSVDLGRSGTPWPLALGIDLGLIALFGLQHSAMARTGFKAWLTRRVPRSAERSVYVLASSAALLLLFWQWRPLPSPVLWRIPWGGGAALVLALCAAGFALVLAASFLINHFNLFGLQQVWLQLRGRTAQELEFRTPLLYRLIRHPIYAGFLLAFWATPVMTPGHLVFALGMSGYILLGARLEERDLVRVYGERYRQYSAAVPRFVPRPRHGWLRSGEAPARRARAH
- a CDS encoding alpha/beta fold hydrolase, with translation MDAATALPQTIRFLRASDGVQLAWAEAGRGPPLVKAANWLTHLEYDRESPVWRHWLQFFAQHFRYVRFDERGCGMSDWTVGDLSEARWVEDLSAVVEAARPSAPFALLGISQGAATVVRYAVAHPERVSHLILYGGYAVGWARRRPEGPGMRQFHAMLELLRYGWGRDNPSFRQVFTSRFMPGASREQLDWFNALCRKTATAENAVQLLEARSSVDVKALLPRVRTPTLVLHARDDEVIPLRYGRALAAEIPGAQFVELDSPNHVLLGHEPAWERFKQEVLRFTGVQVGPGFAQLSAREGEILGLLCEGWSNAQIAGRLFLSEKTVRNHVTHVFDKLGVHTRAQAIVRAHESGFHA
- a CDS encoding NAD(P)/FAD-dependent oxidoreductase; translated protein: MASDSSGSGEQVDVLIIGAGLSGIGAACHLQRQCPQKAYAILEARGAIGGTWDLFRYPGVRSDSDMFTLGYAFQPWEEAKAIADGPSILAYIRRTAEQYGVQKHIRFHHRLVRADWSSAESRWRVEVERTDTQERVQLSCSFLFGCTGYYRYDQGYAPRFEGSERFGGRIVHPQHWPEDLDYAGKRVVVIGSGATAVTLVPAMAEKAAHVTMLQRSPTYVLSLPAKDRLADLLRWLLPREAAYAAVRWKNVQVSRALFKLSRRAPGLMRALIRRGVQRRLPKGYAVDPHFQPTYDPWDQRLCLVPDGDLFQAIQAGRASVVTDGIAHFTERGLRLASGRELEADVVVTATGLNLLVFGGTSLAVDGQPVEVSKAVGYKGMMLGGVPNFAFALGYTNASWTLKVDLVSEYVCRLLNHMDAHGYTRCLPRAPEGALPEEPFIDLKSGYVLRSLAQLPRQGPRAPWRLNQDYPLDVALLRHGALEDEGMEFSRGPAAAAGAQRSG
- a CDS encoding DUF1854 domain-containing protein; protein product: MSARLREDAFGRLVLTLPSGEEVAGVQPVRPWPLSAPGEGVSLVGPQGHELLLVPALSGLDAESRALVERALARREFMPLIRQVLAASDSEPSDWHVLTDRGEVRFLLPSEDHIRPFGEHGVLLSDEHGVRYRIEDVRALDARSRKLLSRHV